A part of Limihaloglobus sulfuriphilus genomic DNA contains:
- a CDS encoding sulfatase-like hydrolase/transferase, whose translation MKSLTRREFVRGFSLFGTALYLGARDAAAAAFRPAKEKTPNIIVILTDDSGYTDLGCYGGEIHTPNIDSLARNGMRFTNFYSAGRCSPTRASLLTGRDSAHAGFAAGTLGGWQWEMKRPSYRARLAYNLPTIPELLGQRGYHTMMAGKWHLGGSLMKDSPARRQLWKKLHPGWELTPQEMEADFNALPMQRGFDRYFGLIEGENHFFFTPEEQHNYLDGNKPARLNYDQTYSMHCHYEDENRYPYTPNHGKTAKAFYATDGVTDRALDMLKDTSGSDKPFFMYLAYRAPHMPLQAPQELVDKYMPLYEDMETVEKKRVEGLKREKLLPENTDYRKYFHTRKFPGEQEKKEYQLRLALHAAMLEKVDQNVGRLTRLLKEQGQLDNTLILYFSDNGAAAHVGDMMNKPYYGCKALMWEGGTKTHCIAHWPARVKPGLINHTICHVYDIMPTCLTLAGGSYPDEFHGQKTEPLDGRDISGVFDGKDLPPAEYMFFNDKGQQGCIYKGRWKLLIEPGWYVHTSKTEETVYELYDLENDPAETTDISQKKPELAARLTAECDKWQKKCGIVDYSEILDTRPNHTQ comes from the coding sequence ATGAAGAGTCTTACACGCAGAGAATTTGTTCGCGGTTTTTCCCTGTTCGGCACAGCTTTATATTTAGGTGCAAGGGACGCCGCGGCGGCGGCTTTTCGACCTGCAAAAGAAAAAACACCCAACATAATCGTTATTCTCACCGATGATTCGGGATATACAGACCTTGGCTGTTACGGCGGCGAGATTCATACGCCGAACATAGATTCTCTCGCACGAAATGGTATGCGGTTTACAAACTTCTACAGCGCCGGCAGATGCAGCCCGACACGCGCATCATTGCTGACCGGACGTGACAGCGCCCACGCCGGTTTCGCTGCCGGCACACTGGGCGGCTGGCAGTGGGAGATGAAACGCCCCTCCTATCGTGCAAGGCTGGCTTATAACCTGCCGACCATTCCGGAGCTGCTGGGGCAGAGAGGCTATCATACTATGATGGCGGGTAAATGGCATCTGGGCGGCAGTCTCATGAAGGATTCGCCAGCTCGCCGGCAACTGTGGAAAAAACTGCACCCGGGCTGGGAGCTTACTCCACAGGAGATGGAAGCGGACTTCAATGCACTGCCGATGCAGAGGGGTTTTGACAGGTATTTCGGACTTATTGAGGGGGAAAACCACTTTTTCTTTACTCCCGAGGAGCAGCATAACTATCTTGACGGAAACAAACCTGCCCGTTTGAACTATGATCAAACCTACTCAATGCACTGCCATTACGAAGATGAGAACAGGTATCCCTACACACCCAACCACGGTAAGACCGCCAAGGCATTCTACGCCACTGACGGGGTAACTGACAGGGCACTTGATATGCTTAAAGATACATCCGGCAGCGATAAACCGTTCTTTATGTATTTGGCCTATCGCGCGCCGCACATGCCGCTGCAGGCGCCGCAGGAGCTGGTCGATAAATATATGCCTCTGTATGAGGATATGGAAACGGTGGAGAAAAAACGTGTTGAGGGACTCAAAAGAGAAAAACTGCTGCCGGAAAACACCGATTACAGGAAGTATTTCCACACCAGAAAATTCCCAGGCGAGCAAGAAAAAAAAGAGTATCAGCTCAGACTCGCTCTACATGCCGCGATGCTGGAGAAAGTTGACCAGAATGTCGGGCGGCTGACGCGGCTGCTCAAAGAGCAGGGCCAACTTGACAATACGCTGATTCTGTATTTTTCCGACAATGGTGCCGCGGCGCATGTCGGCGATATGATGAACAAGCCGTATTACGGCTGCAAAGCCCTCATGTGGGAAGGCGGGACAAAGACCCACTGTATTGCCCATTGGCCCGCCAGGGTTAAGCCCGGGCTTATAAATCACACTATATGCCATGTTTATGATATTATGCCAACCTGCCTGACTCTGGCGGGCGGCAGTTATCCGGATGAATTCCACGGGCAAAAGACAGAACCTCTTGACGGCAGGGACATCAGCGGCGTATTTGACGGCAAAGATCTGCCGCCGGCGGAGTATATGTTCTTTAATGACAAGGGCCAGCAGGGCTGTATCTATAAAGGGCGGTGGAAACTGCTGATAGAGCCGGGGTGGTATGTGCATACAAGTAAAACAGAAGAAACGGTTTACGAGCTGTATGATCTGGAAAACGACCCGGCAGAGACTACGGATATATCCCAAAAGAAGCCGGAACTTGCAGCCAGATTAACCGCTGAGTGTGATAAATGGCAGAAAAAATGCGGAATTGTGGATTATTCCGAGATATTAGATACCAGGCCAAACCATACTCAATAA